A genomic stretch from Mycobacteriales bacterium includes:
- a CDS encoding enoyl-CoA hydratase-related protein: MTERAPLSVDRRDDGVVLLTLALAERRNAMTAELTSAWVGAVAGLAGDPGVRCVVVTGEGSAFCAGGDLSWIAESPELTVSDLRDRMLTFYRSWLAIRELEVPVVAAVNGPAVGAGLCLALACDLRYAARERAVFSAPFTQLGMHAGMAATWLLPEAVGVTRARELLFTGRRVGADEALSIGLVHGVVDDDALLAETLAIAARIAAAGPLATRLTKAALASGAHRSFDEALAWEALAQPVTMATADLREGLAAQREKRRAVFTGR; the protein is encoded by the coding sequence GTGACCGAGCGTGCGCCGCTGTCGGTGGACCGTCGGGACGACGGCGTAGTGCTGCTTACCCTCGCGCTGGCCGAGCGACGAAACGCCATGACCGCCGAACTCACCTCCGCTTGGGTGGGCGCCGTGGCGGGGCTGGCGGGCGACCCCGGGGTGCGCTGCGTCGTCGTGACCGGCGAGGGCAGCGCGTTCTGCGCGGGCGGCGACCTGTCCTGGATCGCCGAGTCGCCAGAGCTCACGGTCTCCGACCTGCGGGACCGGATGCTCACCTTCTACCGGTCCTGGCTGGCAATCCGCGAGCTCGAGGTGCCGGTGGTCGCCGCGGTCAACGGGCCGGCCGTCGGCGCCGGCCTCTGCCTTGCCCTCGCGTGCGACCTGCGCTACGCAGCCCGGGAGCGGGCGGTCTTCTCCGCGCCCTTCACCCAGCTGGGCATGCACGCGGGGATGGCGGCGACCTGGCTGCTTCCGGAGGCCGTTGGGGTGACCCGAGCCCGCGAGTTGCTGTTCACCGGACGCCGGGTCGGTGCTGACGAGGCGCTGTCGATCGGGCTGGTGCACGGCGTCGTGGACGACGACGCGCTGCTCGCCGAGACCTTGGCGATAGCTGCTCGGATCGCCGCTGCCGGTCCGTTGGCGACCCGGCTGACCAAGGCTGCCCTGGCCAGCGGCGCCCATCGGTCCTTCGACGAGGCGCTGGCGTGGGAGGCGCTCGCCCAGCCCGTGACGATGGCGACCGCTGACCTGCGGGAAGGGCTCGCAGCCCAGCGGGAGAAGCGGCGGGCTGTCTTCACCGGTCGGTAG
- a CDS encoding class I SAM-dependent methyltransferase yields the protein MDQAAEHWESVYGSRALDELSWFQASPAVSLRLLQQAAPQTGSVIDVGAGASTLADLLVEAGWADVTVLDVSASALSAVRARLGPRADRVSFVAADLLSWQPRRSYDVWHDRAVFHFLVAPADQARYVALAGRAVATGGALVLGSFAADGPTRCSGLPITRYDPETLADAFAPAFRLEHAEREEHVTPGGSIQPFSWVVLRRR from the coding sequence ATGGACCAGGCCGCTGAGCACTGGGAAAGCGTCTACGGTTCCCGGGCCTTGGACGAGCTGAGCTGGTTCCAAGCGTCCCCGGCCGTGTCGCTGCGCTTGTTGCAGCAGGCCGCGCCGCAGACCGGCTCGGTCATCGACGTCGGGGCCGGCGCGTCGACCCTCGCCGACCTGCTCGTCGAGGCCGGTTGGGCGGACGTCACGGTCCTGGACGTTTCCGCATCGGCGCTATCCGCGGTCCGGGCCCGCCTCGGCCCGCGCGCGGACCGGGTTTCCTTCGTCGCTGCCGACCTGCTGTCCTGGCAACCTCGGCGCAGCTATGACGTCTGGCACGACCGCGCCGTCTTCCACTTCCTGGTCGCGCCGGCCGACCAGGCTCGCTACGTCGCCTTGGCCGGTCGGGCCGTCGCGACCGGTGGCGCGCTGGTCCTGGGCAGCTTCGCCGCGGATGGCCCGACCCGGTGCTCCGGATTACCGATCACGCGTTACGACCCCGAGACCCTCGCCGATGCCTTTGCCCCGGCCTTCCGGCTGGAACACGCCGAGCGGGAGGAGCATGTGACGCCGGGTGGTTCGATCCAGCCCTTTTCCTGGGTCGTGCTCCGCCGCCGGTAG
- a CDS encoding M48 family metallopeptidase, translating into MQEPEVTVVRSRRRTRTVSAYREGGRLIVLVPARLSAAEEAHWVARMTERLAARDRRERPGEGELAERAERLSRRYLDSRARPASVRWVNNQQGRWGSCTPVDRTIRLSRRLLGMPSWVIDYVLLHELAHLLEVGHDPAFWALLDGFPRLERARGYLEGVAATSGLDLSDG; encoded by the coding sequence ATGCAGGAACCCGAAGTGACCGTCGTCCGCAGCCGGCGGCGCACCCGAACCGTGTCCGCCTACCGGGAAGGCGGCCGGCTGATCGTCCTCGTCCCGGCCCGGCTCAGCGCCGCCGAGGAGGCCCATTGGGTGGCGCGGATGACCGAGCGGCTCGCCGCACGGGACCGCCGCGAGCGACCAGGCGAGGGGGAACTCGCCGAACGCGCCGAGCGGCTGTCCCGCCGCTACCTCGACAGCCGTGCGCGGCCAGCCTCGGTGCGATGGGTGAACAACCAGCAGGGCCGCTGGGGCTCCTGCACCCCGGTCGACCGGACGATCCGGCTGTCCCGACGCTTGCTCGGAATGCCGAGCTGGGTCATCGACTACGTCCTGCTCCACGAGCTCGCCCACCTCCTCGAAGTCGGCCACGACCCTGCGTTCTGGGCGCTCCTGGACGGCTTCCCGCGGCTCGAACGGGCCCGCGGGTACCTCGAGGGCGTGGCCGCCACGTCCGGACTGGACCTCTCTGACGGGTAG
- a CDS encoding ThiF family adenylyltransferase: MRPAVHPGLRRFWRDEQTVQFGLETAHAVVVGGIGPAVAELLDRLDGTHELDDLVQAAAKRGVPAEEARRVLALLSAAGAMADTSARPDAIATLPLIERDRLGPDVAALSLSHPDPALALSRRRNASVRVVGAGRVGAPIATLLAAAAVGRVSVEDPRPVRAADAAPAGLTTQDAGRSRSSAVHARLATVSESVIVDPGSPVDVVVIADPPELDPTADLVRRGVPHLYASVRETTARVGPFVRPGRSACQRCLDLIRADRDPCWPFVAAQLSGPRRDPPAAEPCDVVLAHLCAGLAAREVLSHLDGVAPATLDGTLEIGPGAAIRRRSWRRHPACGCAEVNA; this comes from the coding sequence ATGCGACCCGCCGTGCATCCCGGTCTGCGCCGGTTCTGGCGCGACGAGCAGACCGTCCAGTTCGGGCTCGAGACCGCCCACGCGGTCGTGGTCGGTGGCATCGGCCCAGCCGTCGCTGAGCTACTGGACCGGCTCGATGGCACCCACGAGCTCGACGACCTTGTCCAGGCAGCCGCCAAGCGCGGCGTCCCCGCGGAGGAAGCGCGGCGGGTCCTCGCCCTGCTGTCCGCTGCCGGAGCCATGGCAGACACGTCGGCCCGTCCCGATGCAATCGCCACCCTGCCGCTCATCGAGCGGGACCGACTCGGGCCCGATGTCGCCGCGCTCTCCCTCAGCCACCCCGACCCGGCTCTTGCGCTGAGCCGGCGAAGGAACGCCAGCGTGCGGGTCGTCGGCGCCGGGCGGGTCGGGGCCCCGATCGCCACCCTGCTCGCCGCCGCCGCGGTCGGTCGGGTCAGCGTCGAGGACCCCCGTCCGGTCCGAGCCGCCGACGCCGCTCCCGCCGGCCTGACTACCCAGGATGCCGGACGTTCGCGTAGCAGCGCGGTCCACGCTCGGCTGGCCACGGTGTCCGAGAGCGTGATCGTCGACCCGGGATCGCCGGTCGACGTCGTGGTGATCGCCGACCCGCCGGAGCTTGACCCGACCGCCGACCTTGTCCGCCGCGGCGTGCCCCACCTCTACGCCAGCGTTCGGGAGACGACCGCGAGGGTCGGCCCCTTCGTCCGTCCCGGCCGCTCCGCCTGCCAGCGCTGCCTCGACCTCATCCGGGCGGACCGGGATCCGTGCTGGCCATTCGTGGCCGCGCAGCTGTCCGGGCCGCGCCGCGATCCGCCAGCCGCGGAACCGTGCGACGTCGTGCTCGCCCACCTCTGCGCCGGACTCGCCGCCCGCGAAGTGCTGTCCCATCTGGACGGCGTCGCCCCGGCCACGCTGGACGGCACGCTGGAGATCGGGCCGGGTGCAGCGATCCGGCGCCGCTCCTGGCGCCGGCATCCGGCCTGCGGCTGCGCGGAGGTGAACGCCTAG
- a CDS encoding G1 family glutamic endopeptidase has protein sequence MSMHRRTVLTSLIGVGLAISPLAAGAATPTGHRALPRSHVLVPRNLNAALPRQDAAVASLNWSGYAVLPAAGQAITSVSANFVVPAVSALPAGFAAIWTGIGGYNTSDLIQAGVGTSTLPNSSLLGPRYYAWIETLPAGEQQIANCTGDRSCAVRPGDQIGVNIRQLRPGTWLISLSDRGRWSWTRPVGYASTRSSAEWILEAPTLVVQTTLANVGTVRFVGGNTFAVNGVSRKIAQGHPVSITLGAAPGLPGEALPSTLDRRGDGFDSCAYALRCPAPIG, from the coding sequence ATGAGCATGCATCGGCGGACCGTGTTGACCTCCCTCATCGGAGTCGGGCTGGCCATTTCCCCACTCGCGGCTGGCGCGGCCACTCCGACGGGGCATCGGGCGCTGCCGCGCAGCCACGTCCTGGTCCCGCGGAACCTGAACGCCGCCCTGCCTCGGCAGGACGCCGCGGTCGCCAGCCTGAACTGGTCCGGCTACGCGGTACTCCCGGCCGCCGGGCAGGCGATCACGTCCGTGTCCGCCAACTTCGTCGTCCCCGCCGTCAGCGCGCTCCCGGCGGGTTTCGCCGCGATCTGGACCGGCATCGGCGGGTACAACACCAGCGACCTCATCCAGGCCGGTGTCGGCACGTCGACGCTGCCCAACTCTTCGCTGCTCGGCCCCCGCTACTACGCGTGGATCGAGACACTTCCCGCCGGAGAGCAGCAGATCGCCAACTGCACCGGGGACCGCAGCTGCGCGGTCCGCCCGGGCGACCAGATCGGCGTCAACATCCGCCAGCTGCGCCCCGGCACGTGGCTGATCAGCCTCAGCGACCGCGGTCGCTGGTCGTGGACGCGTCCGGTCGGCTACGCCTCGACCCGGTCCTCCGCCGAATGGATCCTGGAGGCCCCGACCCTCGTCGTCCAGACCACGCTGGCCAACGTGGGCACCGTGCGCTTCGTCGGTGGCAACACGTTCGCGGTGAACGGCGTGTCCCGCAAGATCGCGCAGGGGCACCCGGTGAGCATCACTCTCGGCGCCGCCCCCGGGCTGCCCGGCGAGGCGCTGCCTTCGACCCTGGACCGGCGCGGCGACGGCTTCGACTCCTGCGCCTATGCGCTGCGCTGCCCGGCCCCGATCGGCTGA
- a CDS encoding AarF/ABC1/UbiB kinase family protein, which translates to MSDIPRNALTRGVKLASLPLGVAGRATLGFGKRLGGRPAEAVAAELQRRTADQIFRVLGELKGGAMKFGQALSIFEAALPEDLARPYRAALTKLQEAAPPLPPGAVHRVLAEGLGPNWRDNFREFDDLPAAAASIGQVHQATWNDGRRVAVKIQYPGAGPALLSDLNQLSRVARLFAVLSPGLDVKPLLDELKRRVAEELDYTLEAASQAAFAAAYAGDPDIYVPPVVTHAERVLVTEWMDGTPLSTVISDGSLAQRDRAGLLYLRFLFASPARVGLLHADPHPGNYRLLPDGRLGVVDYGAVNRLPDGLPEPIGRLARLALEGRAQDVLAGLRAEGFIKASIEIDADAVLDYLRPLLTPVAEDTFRFSRSWLRAEAARLGDPRSPAAQLGRQLNLPPTYLLVHRVTLGGVGVLCQLGAGGPFRAEMRQWLPGFAEHPRRRVRRVDPPVAIPTPEDSATAVTPAVPRARSRRPKTG; encoded by the coding sequence GTGAGCGACATCCCGCGCAACGCGTTGACGCGTGGGGTGAAGCTGGCCAGTCTGCCGCTGGGCGTCGCCGGCCGGGCCACCCTCGGCTTCGGTAAGCGGCTGGGTGGGCGCCCGGCTGAGGCCGTCGCCGCCGAGCTCCAGCGCCGCACGGCCGACCAGATCTTCCGGGTTCTTGGCGAGCTCAAGGGCGGCGCCATGAAGTTCGGCCAGGCGCTGTCGATTTTCGAAGCGGCGCTGCCCGAGGACCTCGCCCGCCCCTACCGGGCAGCTCTCACCAAGCTGCAGGAGGCCGCGCCGCCATTGCCGCCGGGCGCGGTCCATCGGGTACTCGCGGAAGGCCTCGGTCCGAACTGGCGGGACAACTTCCGCGAATTCGACGATCTCCCGGCCGCGGCCGCGTCGATCGGCCAGGTACACCAGGCCACGTGGAACGACGGCCGCAGAGTAGCCGTGAAGATCCAGTATCCCGGTGCCGGCCCGGCGTTGCTTTCCGACCTGAACCAGCTGAGCCGGGTAGCGAGGCTTTTCGCCGTGCTCTCGCCCGGACTCGACGTCAAACCCCTGCTCGACGAGCTCAAGCGACGGGTAGCCGAGGAACTCGACTACACCCTGGAAGCGGCCTCGCAGGCGGCTTTCGCGGCGGCTTATGCCGGTGATCCCGACATCTACGTCCCTCCCGTCGTGACCCACGCCGAGCGCGTCCTCGTCACGGAATGGATGGACGGAACGCCACTGTCCACGGTTATCAGCGATGGCAGCCTCGCGCAACGAGATCGTGCCGGCCTGCTCTACCTACGGTTCCTGTTCGCCAGTCCCGCTCGGGTCGGCCTGCTGCACGCCGACCCGCACCCGGGGAACTACCGGCTGCTTCCCGACGGCCGGCTCGGGGTCGTCGACTACGGAGCGGTGAACCGGCTGCCGGACGGGCTGCCGGAGCCGATCGGCCGCCTGGCCCGGCTCGCGTTGGAGGGGCGCGCCCAGGACGTGCTTGCCGGGCTGCGCGCCGAAGGGTTCATCAAGGCCTCGATCGAGATAGACGCCGATGCCGTCCTCGACTACCTGCGCCCGCTGCTCACCCCGGTCGCCGAGGACACCTTCCGCTTCAGCCGGAGCTGGTTGCGAGCCGAAGCAGCCCGGCTCGGCGACCCGCGCTCGCCGGCCGCGCAGCTCGGGCGGCAACTCAACCTGCCGCCGACCTATCTGCTGGTCCACCGGGTGACGCTCGGCGGCGTCGGTGTGCTTTGCCAGCTGGGGGCGGGTGGCCCGTTCCGGGCCGAGATGCGCCAGTGGCTGCCCGGTTTCGCCGAGCACCCCCGACGTCGCGTGCGCCGGGTGGACCCGCCAGTCGCGATCCCCACCCCGGAGGACAGCGCTACGGCCGTGACACCCGCCGTGCCCAGGGCGCGTTCGCGCCGACCGAAGACCGGTTGA
- a CDS encoding GNAT family protein yields MPPIRLRPVRAEDLPELTRGRSAEVDPWDWFGHRPSNGFERRFHADGLISDDHGVLAVETEDATLVGEVSWFAVQHGPSSACRAFNIGISLFPEHRGKGYGRTAQAALADYMFRTTLVDRLEAGTDVENVPEQRALEGAGFTREGILRHAQYRNGQWRDLVLYSRLREDPAPPERAR; encoded by the coding sequence GTGCCCCCGATCCGGCTGCGCCCAGTTCGCGCTGAGGACCTACCCGAGCTGACCCGAGGGCGTTCCGCCGAGGTCGATCCATGGGATTGGTTCGGCCACCGGCCGAGCAACGGGTTCGAGCGCCGCTTTCACGCCGATGGGCTGATCAGCGACGATCACGGGGTATTGGCGGTCGAAACCGAGGACGCCACCCTGGTCGGGGAGGTGTCCTGGTTCGCCGTCCAGCACGGCCCGAGCAGTGCCTGCCGGGCGTTCAACATCGGGATCAGTCTGTTCCCCGAACACCGGGGCAAAGGCTACGGCCGTACCGCTCAGGCTGCGCTGGCCGATTACATGTTTCGCACGACGCTGGTCGATCGACTCGAGGCGGGCACCGACGTGGAGAACGTGCCCGAGCAGCGGGCCCTGGAGGGGGCCGGATTCACCCGCGAGGGAATCCTCCGACATGCCCAGTACCGCAATGGACAATGGCGCGATCTGGTCCTCTACAGCCGGCTCCGAGAGGACCCGGCGCCGCCCGAGCGGGCGCGCTGA
- a CDS encoding DUF5679 domain-containing protein, which translates to MAESYEGYCVKCKEKRTFDGEVRVSESGRRMAQGLCPVCGTKMNRILGKA; encoded by the coding sequence ATGGCCGAGTCCTATGAGGGCTACTGCGTGAAGTGCAAGGAGAAGCGGACGTTCGACGGCGAAGTCCGGGTGAGTGAGTCCGGGCGTCGAATGGCACAGGGTCTTTGCCCGGTGTGCGGCACGAAAATGAACCGCATCCTCGGCAAGGCGTAG
- a CDS encoding S8 family serine peptidase, which translates to MIVPPRRLLTAGLVLGVLTVPSAVTAARAAPVRAVIAAPPKAPVRSESNRPASCPGAPTDPNAPDGETRSATGTFPWPSAPRGTDPTAYSAYLHTPAGVVPERPANWDNGGDNWQLTSARSSDPTLYRNPQELCGVEGNSVDTAWQVSTGQPTTVIAITDSGIEWCDPGVVDKIYLNRAALPVPEDPGGRTKAAGGGSAADTDPYDLNSDGVFNVVDYAGDPRIARPYFCADAAHNNGSGYTGISPMDLIRTFGTVGSRWYYGHQGPAGFTEAIAGWNFLDNTNNPDDDVFYRHGTGQAEDAAGPANSLNKVLGACPNCMVLPIRVGDSFITVSDDFAQGVMFAVDSGASVIQEALGTLDITTVTRQAVNYALAHGVPIVASAADEEAEHHNLPGYLPHTIVVNSTTQATSQGGVAVMEPASYLYLNGCTNYGANVDVTVESDSCSSQATGKTGGIVGLVESEAQQLLQAGRLAPYPGLRTVAGAPVALSPNEVAQLVTMNADTIDFQTAAPPFGPPDNNAVVFPYPTVRYPSQPAYDMYTGYGRMDAGKILRATASAQIPPEASIDAPGDWFQTYSPGQSLTVTGLVAAVRARSYRWELEVGVGTSPTPSSWHLLANGAGTARREGVLARVPLAAIAAIFPAGTTFTGGPVGTADRPDRDKFSFTLRLVTVDNRGVVGMDRRTEYLHSDPSLLAGFPVHFGASVDAPPTLAPIGPRGEDALLVATTDGVIHAYLPDGRELPGWPVYTQPLPVHAGEPAYTSGAVTARPDGPIIGGVAVGDLANAAGTAPDVVVSDYTGHVYAWTAGGRLLPGFPVGLDPAYSGPAVRNRANRVLFGIVGAPALADLQGDGRLDIVVGAMDRHVYAWQPDGRPVPGWPVLVIDPTEIASVNPVTNQVTFLASAQNGQGTKIVDTPAIGKLSGSGPPDVVVGSNEEYAGNTNISVASPAFAALAQVPLLSPGNSRVYAIAPTGSDTKPAAGAPGQPAFPGRGAYLPGWPAAIADLDEGLLPDVADGTGGSPVLADLGGNQTLVTGVMTSVGPGYLLTPQGRSYLGEGPDGKALVLDTEPTVPGNSLDFPSLPAVGMPTFAPLGPLDPGVSFIAPAASVGKALDAALPADQLQHDNQIAAWSTTTGHFDPLFPRVVNDLQFIVEPTVADVGGDTTPYIVEGTASYDLRAIDAAGNEAPGFPKFTGGWMVNSPSYGPWGSLRTQVLAAGTREGNLFVWSTPTAACAPSGPWPREHHDLFNTSNLDAPGTPSLTCAPSAAAGATAPTTTGEAQPKTANGTTPLAATGGGTALPGAAVALLTAGLALSRRRRRRGRPGRP; encoded by the coding sequence ATGATCGTGCCGCCACGCCGGTTGCTGACCGCAGGGCTCGTCTTGGGGGTGCTCACTGTCCCCTCCGCCGTGACGGCGGCCCGGGCCGCGCCGGTCAGGGCCGTGATCGCGGCGCCGCCGAAGGCGCCGGTCCGATCCGAGAGCAACCGCCCGGCGAGCTGCCCGGGAGCGCCGACGGATCCGAACGCTCCGGACGGGGAGACCCGCAGCGCCACCGGCACGTTCCCCTGGCCATCCGCCCCGCGGGGAACTGATCCGACGGCATACTCCGCCTACCTGCACACGCCGGCTGGGGTCGTGCCCGAGCGGCCGGCGAACTGGGACAATGGCGGGGACAACTGGCAGCTCACCAGCGCCCGATCGAGCGATCCGACGCTCTACCGCAATCCGCAGGAGCTGTGCGGGGTCGAGGGCAACAGCGTGGACACGGCCTGGCAGGTCAGCACCGGCCAGCCGACGACGGTCATCGCGATCACCGACTCCGGGATCGAGTGGTGCGACCCGGGGGTGGTCGACAAGATCTACCTCAACCGGGCCGCGCTCCCGGTACCGGAGGACCCGGGGGGCCGGACCAAGGCAGCGGGTGGTGGCTCGGCGGCCGACACCGACCCTTACGACCTCAACAGCGACGGCGTGTTCAACGTCGTCGACTATGCGGGCGACCCGCGCATCGCCCGGCCCTACTTCTGCGCCGACGCAGCGCACAACAACGGGTCGGGCTACACCGGCATCTCGCCGATGGACTTGATCCGCACGTTCGGCACCGTCGGCTCCCGCTGGTACTACGGGCACCAGGGACCAGCCGGGTTCACCGAGGCGATCGCCGGGTGGAACTTCCTGGACAACACCAACAACCCCGACGACGACGTCTTCTACCGCCATGGCACCGGTCAGGCCGAGGATGCCGCCGGGCCGGCCAACAGTCTGAACAAGGTGCTTGGCGCCTGCCCGAACTGCATGGTGCTGCCAATCCGGGTGGGGGACAGCTTCATCACCGTCTCCGATGACTTCGCGCAGGGTGTGATGTTCGCGGTGGACTCCGGGGCGAGTGTCATCCAGGAGGCGCTCGGCACCCTGGACATCACCACGGTGACCCGCCAGGCGGTCAACTACGCGCTCGCGCATGGTGTGCCGATCGTCGCCAGCGCGGCCGACGAGGAGGCCGAGCACCACAACCTGCCGGGCTACCTGCCGCACACCATCGTGGTGAACAGCACGACGCAGGCCACGTCGCAGGGTGGGGTTGCGGTGATGGAACCGGCGAGCTACCTCTACCTCAACGGCTGCACGAACTACGGCGCGAACGTGGACGTGACCGTGGAAAGCGACTCGTGCTCCTCGCAGGCAACCGGGAAGACCGGTGGCATCGTGGGGCTGGTCGAATCCGAAGCGCAACAGCTGCTGCAGGCCGGCCGGCTGGCGCCATATCCGGGCCTGCGCACCGTGGCCGGCGCACCGGTGGCCCTGTCACCCAATGAGGTGGCGCAGCTGGTCACCATGAATGCCGACACCATCGACTTTCAGACCGCCGCGCCACCATTCGGACCGCCGGACAACAACGCAGTCGTTTTCCCTTACCCGACGGTGCGCTACCCCAGCCAGCCGGCCTACGACATGTACACCGGGTACGGGCGGATGGACGCCGGGAAGATCCTGCGCGCGACCGCGAGTGCCCAGATCCCCCCGGAGGCGTCCATTGATGCCCCCGGAGACTGGTTCCAGACCTACTCCCCCGGACAAAGCCTCACCGTGACCGGTCTGGTGGCGGCGGTCCGGGCCCGCTCCTATCGGTGGGAACTCGAGGTCGGCGTCGGGACCAGCCCGACGCCGAGCAGCTGGCACCTCCTTGCGAACGGCGCCGGCACCGCCCGGCGCGAGGGCGTTCTGGCGCGCGTCCCGCTGGCCGCGATCGCCGCGATTTTCCCGGCCGGAACGACCTTTACCGGTGGGCCGGTGGGCACCGCGGACCGACCGGACCGCGACAAGTTCAGCTTCACCCTGCGGCTGGTGACCGTCGACAACCGGGGGGTGGTCGGGATGGACCGCCGAACCGAATACCTGCACTCCGACCCGAGCCTGCTGGCCGGTTTCCCGGTGCACTTCGGCGCCTCGGTCGACGCCCCGCCGACGCTGGCCCCGATCGGACCCCGCGGCGAAGACGCGCTGCTAGTGGCCACGACCGACGGGGTGATCCACGCCTACCTGCCCGACGGTAGGGAGCTGCCAGGCTGGCCGGTGTACACCCAACCGCTGCCCGTGCATGCCGGGGAGCCCGCCTACACCAGCGGTGCGGTCACCGCCCGGCCCGATGGCCCGATCATCGGCGGGGTCGCGGTCGGGGATCTCGCGAACGCCGCCGGCACCGCACCCGACGTGGTGGTGAGCGACTACACCGGGCACGTCTACGCCTGGACCGCCGGCGGCCGGCTGCTCCCCGGATTCCCGGTCGGGCTGGACCCCGCCTACTCCGGGCCCGCGGTCCGCAACCGGGCCAACCGGGTCCTGTTCGGCATCGTGGGTGCCCCGGCGCTGGCCGACCTGCAAGGTGATGGGCGCCTCGACATCGTCGTCGGCGCCATGGACCGCCACGTCTACGCCTGGCAGCCGGACGGACGGCCGGTGCCGGGGTGGCCGGTTCTGGTCATCGACCCCACCGAGATCGCATCGGTCAACCCGGTGACGAACCAGGTGACTTTCCTGGCGTCGGCCCAGAACGGGCAGGGCACCAAGATCGTCGACACCCCGGCGATCGGGAAGCTCAGCGGCAGCGGCCCGCCGGACGTAGTCGTCGGGTCCAACGAGGAATACGCCGGCAACACCAACATCAGCGTCGCCTCGCCCGCCTTCGCCGCGTTGGCCCAGGTGCCGCTACTGAGCCCCGGCAACAGCCGGGTCTACGCCATCGCCCCGACCGGCTCCGACACGAAGCCGGCGGCCGGGGCACCGGGCCAACCGGCTTTCCCCGGCCGCGGCGCATACCTGCCGGGCTGGCCGGCAGCTATCGCCGACCTCGACGAGGGGCTGTTGCCCGACGTCGCCGACGGCACCGGTGGCAGCCCGGTGCTCGCCGACCTCGGCGGCAACCAGACGTTGGTGACGGGCGTGATGACGAGCGTCGGCCCCGGGTACCTGCTCACCCCCCAGGGTCGGTCCTACCTTGGGGAGGGTCCGGACGGCAAGGCGCTGGTGCTCGACACCGAGCCAACTGTGCCCGGCAACTCGCTGGACTTCCCGAGCCTGCCGGCCGTGGGGATGCCCACATTCGCTCCGCTTGGCCCGCTCGACCCCGGGGTGAGTTTCATCGCACCCGCGGCGAGTGTCGGCAAGGCACTGGACGCGGCCCTGCCCGCGGACCAACTCCAGCACGACAACCAGATAGCTGCGTGGAGCACCACCACCGGGCATTTCGACCCGCTGTTCCCCCGGGTGGTCAATGACCTGCAGTTCATCGTCGAGCCCACCGTGGCCGACGTGGGGGGCGACACCACCCCCTACATCGTGGAGGGCACGGCGAGCTACGACCTTCGTGCGATCGACGCCGCGGGCAACGAAGCACCCGGTTTCCCCAAGTTCACCGGTGGCTGGATGGTCAACTCCCCGTCGTACGGACCTTGGGGGTCACTCCGCACCCAGGTGCTCGCCGCGGGCACCCGCGAAGGGAACCTGTTCGTGTGGTCGACCCCCACCGCGGCCTGCGCGCCGTCCGGGCCGTGGCCCCGCGAACACCACGATCTGTTCAACACGAGCAACCTCGACGCCCCTGGGACACCATCGCTGACCTGCGCACCGTCAGCGGCAGCAGGCGCCACAGCTCCCACCACTACCGGCGAGGCCCAACCGAAGACTGCTAACGGAACCACCCCGCTGGCCGCTACCGGTGGCGGGACGGCACTACCCGGTGCCGCGGTGGCGCTGCTCACTGCGGGACTAGCCCTGAGCCGGCGCCGGCGTCGCCGGGGCCGGCCCGGGCGGCCGTGA